A genomic stretch from Sphingomonas faeni includes:
- a CDS encoding phage portal protein — translation MKLFGWKSGRDESRPVLSRALSAPGFQGAFGDVPYSYEAQVRAGYLGNAIVQRAVKLVVECVGSAPLVASDPALVALVTARSGGQSLIETVAAQMLLHGNAYVQVLRDVDGGAAELFALRPERVAVEADSSGWPAAYRYRVGERVTRLHADAVRPEVIHLKSFNPVDDHYGLGCLGAASGAVAIHNAAARWNKALLDNAARPSGALMYDPKDGAVLSTEQFERLRGELEASFSGAGNAGRPMLLEGGLRWQALSLSPADMDFVGTKAAAAREIALAFGVPPMLLGLPGDNSYANYREANRALWRLGVLPLASSVLTGIAQGLAGWFEGAAISVDLDRVPALVEDRERLWGMVSAASFLSDAEKRALLEIQEVV, via the coding sequence ATGAAATTGTTCGGGTGGAAATCCGGGCGCGATGAGTCGCGGCCGGTGTTGTCGCGTGCGCTCAGCGCGCCTGGGTTTCAGGGCGCGTTTGGGGATGTGCCGTACTCTTACGAGGCGCAGGTGCGGGCGGGGTATCTGGGGAATGCGATCGTCCAGCGGGCGGTGAAGCTGGTGGTGGAGTGCGTCGGGTCGGCGCCTTTGGTGGCTTCGGATCCGGCTCTGGTCGCGTTGGTGACGGCGCGGTCCGGGGGGCAGTCGCTGATCGAGACGGTGGCGGCGCAGATGCTGTTGCATGGGAATGCGTATGTGCAGGTGCTGCGCGACGTCGATGGGGGCGCGGCGGAGTTGTTTGCGCTTCGGCCCGAGCGGGTAGCCGTTGAAGCGGACTCCAGTGGGTGGCCGGCGGCGTATCGGTATCGGGTCGGGGAGCGGGTTACTCGGCTGCACGCGGATGCGGTTCGGCCGGAGGTGATCCACCTGAAGAGCTTCAATCCGGTCGATGATCATTATGGGTTGGGGTGTTTGGGGGCGGCTTCGGGCGCGGTGGCGATCCACAATGCGGCGGCGCGGTGGAACAAGGCTTTGCTGGATAACGCGGCGCGGCCTTCGGGGGCGCTGATGTACGATCCGAAGGATGGCGCGGTGCTGTCGACGGAGCAGTTCGAGCGGTTGCGGGGGGAGCTGGAGGCGTCGTTCTCGGGGGCGGGGAATGCGGGGCGGCCGATGCTGCTGGAGGGGGGCCTGAGGTGGCAGGCGTTGAGTCTGTCCCCTGCCGATATGGATTTCGTGGGGACGAAGGCGGCGGCGGCGCGGGAGATCGCGCTGGCGTTCGGGGTGCCGCCGATGTTGCTCGGGCTGCCGGGGGATAACTCTTACGCGAATTACCGGGAGGCTAACCGCGCGCTTTGGCGGCTGGGGGTTTTGCCGTTGGCGTCTTCGGTTTTGACGGGGATCGCTCAGGGGTTGGCCGGGTGGTTCGAGGGGGCGGCGATCTCGGTCGATCTCGATCGGGTGCCGGCGCTGGTCGAGGATCGGGAGCGGCTTTGGGGGATGGTGTCTGCGGCTTCGTTTCTTAGCGATGCGGAGAAGCGGGCGCTGCTGGAAATTCAGGAGGTGGTCTGA
- a CDS encoding DUF6127 family protein, giving the protein MDGVVLAQLMRQGAERGVDLVTLRAIVEEAGELGAARALARVALSDERAREDVAELRELLAAWRDAKRSVWKAVVGWIARLAMALMLAGLAVKLGFAAWLK; this is encoded by the coding sequence ATGGATGGGGTGGTTTTGGCGCAGTTGATGCGGCAGGGGGCTGAGCGGGGCGTGGACCTCGTGACGTTGCGGGCGATCGTGGAGGAGGCTGGGGAGTTGGGGGCGGCTCGGGCCTTGGCGCGGGTTGCTTTGAGTGACGAGCGGGCTCGGGAGGACGTGGCGGAGTTGCGCGAGCTGCTGGCGGCGTGGCGGGATGCGAAGCGGTCGGTTTGGAAGGCGGTGGTGGGGTGGATCGCTCGGCTGGCGATGGCGCTGATGCTTGCGGGGCTGGCGGTGAAGCTGGGGTTTGCCGCGTGGTTGAAGTGA
- a CDS encoding HK97 family phage prohead protease — MVEVIPGEVAFAGYAAVFDVVDRAGDVVRRGAFAGAGVVPLLWQHHGGAVGLLASVREDARGLRVEGVVEDPELARLVRGGAVAGLSVGYRALSVRQGVRRELLEVTLVEVSLVAVPMQALARVEVVA; from the coding sequence GTGGTTGAAGTGATCCCCGGCGAGGTGGCGTTCGCTGGGTATGCGGCGGTGTTCGATGTCGTCGATCGGGCGGGGGATGTGGTGCGGCGGGGGGCGTTCGCTGGGGCTGGGGTGGTGCCTTTGTTGTGGCAGCATCATGGGGGGGCGGTTGGTTTGCTCGCGTCGGTTCGAGAGGATGCGCGGGGGTTGCGGGTCGAGGGGGTGGTTGAGGATCCGGAGCTGGCTCGGTTGGTGCGGGGTGGGGCGGTGGCTGGGCTGTCTGTCGGGTATCGGGCTTTGTCTGTGCGGCAGGGGGTGCGGCGGGAGTTGCTGGAAGTGACGCTGGTGGAGGTTAGTTTGGTGGCGGTTCCTATGCAGGCTTTGGCTCGGGTCGAGGTGGTGGCTTAG
- a CDS encoding phage major capsid protein → MGVVDRPVLEGAAPLGVSAAFAGFVRTGATLEMKAFTGVTGDSGGFAVPREIDAQIDTLLKAVSPIRSIANVVKVGSAGYRKLVTASGTPSGWAAEDAARPQTASPVFVEIAPPTGELYANPSASQAMLDDAAFDVEEWLAGEIAMEFAKAEGAAFVSGSGVSRPKGFLTSATAATADGVRAFGTLQYLASGTAGDFSANPQERLIDLVQSLRGPYRQGASFVMNAATLARIRKFKTTDGAFVWAPSLAAGVPATLLGYPVVEAEDMPDIAANALAIAFGNFRAGYIIAERTETGILRDPYTNKPFVNFYATKRVGGCVTNSEAIKLMKFSVA, encoded by the coding sequence ATGGGTGTTGTTGACCGGCCGGTTCTGGAGGGGGCGGCGCCTCTGGGTGTCAGTGCGGCGTTTGCGGGGTTCGTTCGGACTGGCGCTACGTTGGAGATGAAGGCTTTTACCGGGGTTACTGGGGACTCTGGCGGGTTTGCGGTGCCGCGGGAGATCGATGCTCAGATCGATACTTTGCTGAAGGCGGTGTCGCCGATCCGGTCGATCGCGAACGTGGTGAAGGTTGGCTCGGCCGGGTATCGCAAGCTGGTGACGGCGAGCGGTACGCCTTCGGGGTGGGCGGCGGAGGATGCGGCGCGGCCGCAGACGGCTTCGCCGGTGTTCGTCGAGATCGCGCCGCCTACGGGGGAGCTGTATGCCAATCCCTCGGCGAGCCAGGCGATGCTCGACGATGCCGCGTTCGATGTCGAGGAGTGGCTGGCGGGCGAGATCGCTATGGAGTTTGCGAAGGCCGAGGGGGCGGCTTTCGTGTCCGGGTCGGGCGTGTCGCGGCCCAAGGGGTTTCTGACGTCGGCTACTGCTGCGACTGCGGATGGGGTGCGGGCTTTCGGGACCTTGCAGTATCTGGCTAGCGGTACGGCGGGGGACTTTTCGGCGAACCCGCAGGAGCGGTTGATCGATCTGGTTCAGTCCTTGCGGGGGCCTTATCGGCAGGGGGCCAGCTTCGTCATGAATGCGGCGACCTTGGCGCGGATTCGGAAGTTCAAGACGACGGATGGCGCGTTCGTCTGGGCGCCGAGCCTGGCGGCTGGGGTGCCGGCTACGCTGCTCGGCTATCCGGTGGTGGAGGCCGAGGACATGCCGGACATTGCGGCGAATGCGCTGGCGATCGCGTTCGGGAATTTCCGGGCTGGGTATATTATCGCCGAGCGGACCGAGACTGGGATCCTGCGTGATCCTTATACCAACAAGCCTTTCGTCAATTTCTACGCGACCAAGCGGGTCGGTGGGTGCGTGACGAATTCCGAGGCGATCAAGTTGATGAAGTTCTCGGTGGCTTGA
- a CDS encoding head-tail connector protein, producing the protein MTGSAISAGVIAEVVVAARALLRVETGEDAVLSRLAQTALLLGEAFLGAAVIGRPFEDVVTSAAGWRRLLVAPVTVIAGVTGLPGEGAPFVLAVGAYAVDIDADGVGWVRVLAAGSAGRVAVAYSAGLAVSFEAVPAPIAQGVAMLVAHLFDHRESDVAPPAAVAALWRPYRRMRLGLGVQPGTLA; encoded by the coding sequence ATGACGGGGTCGGCGATTTCTGCCGGGGTGATCGCTGAGGTGGTCGTCGCGGCTAGGGCTTTGTTGCGGGTGGAGACGGGGGAGGATGCGGTGCTCTCGCGGTTGGCGCAGACGGCTTTGCTGCTGGGGGAGGCTTTTCTGGGGGCGGCGGTGATTGGGCGGCCGTTCGAGGATGTGGTGACCAGTGCGGCGGGGTGGCGGCGGTTGTTGGTTGCGCCGGTTACCGTGATTGCTGGGGTTACTGGGTTGCCTGGCGAGGGGGCTCCGTTCGTGTTGGCGGTCGGGGCTTATGCGGTCGATATCGATGCGGATGGGGTTGGTTGGGTTCGTGTCCTGGCGGCGGGGTCTGCTGGTCGCGTGGCTGTCGCGTATTCGGCCGGGCTTGCAGTGAGCTTCGAGGCGGTGCCCGCCCCGATCGCGCAGGGGGTGGCGATGCTGGTGGCGCATCTGTTCGATCACCGGGAGAGCGATGTGGCGCCGCCGGCGGCGGTGGCGGCTTTGTGGCGGCCGTATCGGCGGATGCGGTTGGGTCTTGGGGTGCAGCCCGGAACCTTGGCGTGA
- a CDS encoding DUF3168 domain-containing protein, with translation MQTAVVARLNAVLDVSVFDAPPVRGGLPYAVVDEPVLSDWSTKTWVGREGRVLLTLFDGGERPVRVRALLAAAEEGLEALPADLGEGWRVVRLALVRSRVLRVGDRWRGTSEFLVRMYRES, from the coding sequence TTGCAGACTGCCGTCGTGGCTCGGCTGAACGCGGTGTTGGATGTCAGCGTGTTCGATGCGCCGCCGGTGCGTGGGGGGCTGCCTTACGCGGTGGTCGACGAGCCGGTGCTGTCGGACTGGAGCACGAAGACCTGGGTCGGGCGGGAAGGGCGCGTTCTGCTGACGCTGTTCGATGGTGGGGAGCGGCCGGTTCGGGTGCGCGCTCTGCTGGCCGCGGCGGAGGAGGGGTTGGAGGCGCTTCCGGCCGATCTTGGTGAGGGGTGGCGGGTGGTTCGGTTGGCGCTGGTTCGGTCTCGGGTGCTGCGGGTTGGGGATCGGTGGCGGGGGACGTCGGAGTTTCTGGTGCGGATGTACCGGGAGAGTTGA
- a CDS encoding phage major tail protein, TP901-1 family — translation MAVEKGSAFLLKVGNGAAPVVYATVAGLRTTQMSVNGEAIVVTTKDSGGWRQLLSGAGVRSVSVSGAGVFTGSVAELRVKASALSGVLDDYRLAFEGGDTMTGKFLVSRLDYAGDFNGERSYTLSLESSGAVVVG, via the coding sequence ATGGCGGTGGAGAAGGGGAGTGCGTTCCTGCTGAAGGTGGGGAACGGGGCGGCGCCGGTGGTCTACGCGACGGTCGCGGGGCTGCGGACGACGCAGATGTCGGTGAATGGGGAGGCTATCGTTGTCACCACGAAGGATTCCGGGGGGTGGCGGCAGTTGCTGTCGGGGGCTGGGGTTCGGAGCGTTTCGGTTTCGGGGGCTGGGGTTTTTACCGGGTCGGTGGCGGAGTTGCGGGTGAAGGCCAGCGCGCTGTCGGGCGTGCTGGATGATTATCGGCTGGCGTTCGAGGGCGGGGATACGATGACGGGGAAGTTCCTGGTTTCTCGGCTGGACTATGCCGGGGATTTCAATGGGGAGCGGTCTTATACGCTCAGCCTGGAGAGTTCTGGGGCTGTTGTTGTGGGTTAG
- a CDS encoding gene transfer agent family protein, whose protein sequence is MTDLANSVRGEGALRVGGETLVLRPSFAALVAAESELGSLFALVERAADGKLGIGEMVGLFWHCLRECPEGVTRERLGEAVVEAGLAAVTPVLRVLLRQILAGK, encoded by the coding sequence ATGACGGATTTGGCGAATTCGGTTCGGGGGGAGGGGGCTCTTCGGGTTGGGGGGGAGACTCTTGTTTTGCGGCCTAGCTTTGCGGCTTTGGTGGCCGCCGAAAGCGAGTTGGGGTCCTTGTTTGCGCTGGTCGAGCGCGCCGCCGACGGAAAGCTTGGGATTGGGGAGATGGTGGGGCTGTTCTGGCATTGCCTGCGCGAGTGTCCCGAGGGGGTTACTCGGGAGCGGTTGGGGGAGGCTGTCGTCGAGGCGGGGCTGGCGGCGGTCACGCCGGTGTTGCGGGTGCTGTTGCGGCAGATCCTGGCGGGGAAGTGA
- a CDS encoding phage tail assembly chaperone — protein sequence MFWRATPAELAGVVGALVGDVTAPPDASTIARLRGAFPDG from the coding sequence GTGTTCTGGCGGGCTACGCCGGCGGAATTGGCGGGGGTCGTGGGGGCTTTGGTGGGCGACGTTACGGCGCCGCCGGATGCTTCGACGATCGCGCGGCTGAGGGGGGCTTTTCCTGATGGATGA
- a CDS encoding tail tape measure protein, with protein MDDLDAALVSVRADTAGFSRDVEAMRGELEGVLGSGAERAALRLEVGLLRAVRSGKLGFEELKGVALSALDAIASAALKAGVQSVLGGGGVSGALAGLVGGLPGRATGGPVSPGRAYVVGERGAEVFVPTSSGRVEVGAPGGGVREVRVAITVNAVGGSAAGVLAQSGRQVARAVKAALAVE; from the coding sequence ATGGATGATCTTGATGCGGCTTTGGTGAGTGTGCGGGCGGACACCGCTGGATTTTCGCGTGATGTCGAGGCGATGCGGGGGGAGTTGGAGGGGGTGCTCGGGAGCGGGGCGGAGCGGGCCGCGCTTCGGCTGGAGGTGGGGCTGTTGCGGGCGGTTCGGTCGGGGAAGCTGGGGTTCGAGGAGCTGAAGGGGGTGGCTCTGTCGGCGCTGGATGCGATTGCTTCGGCGGCTTTGAAGGCTGGGGTGCAGTCTGTTCTTGGCGGTGGGGGGGTGAGTGGGGCGTTGGCAGGGTTGGTTGGTGGGTTGCCTGGGCGGGCGACCGGCGGGCCGGTTTCTCCGGGGCGGGCTTATGTCGTGGGGGAGCGGGGGGCGGAGGTTTTCGTGCCTACCTCCAGCGGGCGGGTTGAGGTTGGGGCGCCGGGGGGCGGGGTTCGGGAGGTTAGGGTGGCTATTACGGTGAATGCTGTTGGGGGGAGTGCTGCGGGGGTGCTGGCGCAGTCGGGGCGGCAGGTGGCGAGGGCGGTTAAGGCGGCTTTGGCGGTGGAGTGA
- a CDS encoding DUF2460 domain-containing protein — protein MAHWLCSARTVQVEGGVSRFDPRFWTVDFPRPMMACVVTTGPDALRVDAVFYKADDLAGVIWEAVDRFDHPLLKYETSRDFRDCRLRFRWRSSGVMVLDAINGPTLTIEGRDAAGVARSWYVRLWNYAVGAPEDAVVSLDFAAMVGGYELPEDSDPVWAGDVDRMFVSVVPSDYSGADVALAAPREGWVEWTDLVCDGPGAVLAIGDAVVPEQGVRIAGGYDDSYNLTPARALRNALHLGYRGSITHYVGMSHYFRLEGAGGGFYVSAAGGVLNAACAAWHRDFAGRAKALGFDVIWSLSYELFDAHCWGDWKQRTADGSPALTGWEPPSTLLSPAHDGAMGYLQAVARAFIGIAVAAGLAAKFQVGEPWWWVMPDGRPCFYDASAVAAFAPVAIANIRRSKTPAQIVTLDAAGVCLAASTAALVAAVKTVALSLGAGGCVSHLLTYLPTVLDAKAPEAKRANMPVGWASPAFDVLQLEDYDWVTAGDSVSSAEGVAVAFARLGYPVERQHYLSGFVLRPDQAAEWGLIEAAAEVARARGVAETFLWALPQVMRDGFVHFDNSGGDEAVDAFDDVLFPLELGREAEVAPGFSTAILTSAGGREARNAAWAEARTSYDVGPGLRSEADIGVLLAFFRARMGAARGFRLRDPFDFEAVGEVVGVGDGVLRRFALVKSYGAMERRITRPVAGSVSVALGGVGTAAFSVEAGGWVVLDVAPAPGAVVTAGFAFDVPVRFAEDRLSVARATFLAGVAASVPLVEVRE, from the coding sequence ATGGCGCATTGGCTTTGCTCGGCTCGGACTGTGCAGGTCGAGGGAGGTGTGTCTCGGTTCGATCCTCGGTTTTGGACGGTGGATTTTCCTCGGCCGATGATGGCTTGCGTAGTGACTACCGGTCCTGACGCGCTGCGAGTGGATGCGGTGTTTTATAAGGCGGACGATCTGGCGGGGGTGATCTGGGAGGCGGTGGATCGCTTCGATCATCCTTTGTTGAAGTATGAGACGTCGCGGGATTTTCGGGACTGTCGGCTGCGGTTTCGGTGGCGGTCTTCGGGGGTGATGGTGCTGGATGCGATCAATGGCCCGACACTCACGATCGAGGGGCGGGATGCGGCGGGGGTGGCTCGGTCCTGGTATGTGCGGTTGTGGAATTATGCGGTGGGGGCGCCGGAGGATGCGGTGGTCTCGCTCGATTTCGCGGCGATGGTCGGCGGGTATGAACTGCCCGAGGATAGCGATCCGGTCTGGGCGGGGGATGTCGACCGGATGTTCGTGTCGGTAGTGCCGTCGGACTATTCGGGGGCGGATGTGGCCCTGGCTGCGCCGCGCGAGGGGTGGGTCGAGTGGACCGATCTCGTCTGCGACGGGCCGGGGGCGGTGCTGGCGATCGGCGATGCCGTGGTGCCGGAGCAGGGGGTTCGGATCGCTGGCGGGTATGACGATAGTTATAACCTGACGCCGGCAAGGGCGCTGCGGAATGCGCTGCATCTGGGGTATCGGGGGAGCATCACGCATTATGTCGGGATGAGCCATTATTTCCGGCTTGAGGGGGCAGGCGGCGGGTTTTACGTTTCGGCGGCGGGGGGCGTCTTGAACGCGGCTTGTGCGGCTTGGCATCGGGACTTTGCGGGGCGGGCCAAGGCGCTGGGCTTCGATGTCATCTGGTCGCTGAGTTACGAGCTGTTCGACGCGCATTGCTGGGGCGACTGGAAGCAGCGGACCGCCGATGGGTCGCCGGCGCTGACCGGGTGGGAGCCGCCGTCTACGTTGCTGTCGCCAGCGCATGACGGGGCGATGGGGTATCTTCAGGCGGTCGCGCGGGCTTTTATCGGGATCGCGGTGGCGGCGGGGTTGGCGGCGAAGTTCCAGGTCGGCGAGCCCTGGTGGTGGGTGATGCCGGATGGGCGGCCGTGCTTCTATGACGCTAGCGCGGTGGCGGCGTTTGCACCGGTGGCGATCGCGAATATCCGGCGGTCGAAGACGCCTGCACAGATCGTGACGCTGGATGCGGCGGGGGTTTGCCTGGCGGCGTCTACGGCGGCGCTTGTGGCGGCGGTCAAGACGGTCGCGCTTTCGCTGGGGGCGGGGGGGTGCGTGTCGCATCTGCTGACGTATTTGCCGACCGTGCTGGATGCGAAGGCACCGGAGGCGAAGCGCGCGAACATGCCGGTGGGGTGGGCCAGTCCTGCTTTCGATGTGCTGCAGCTGGAGGATTACGACTGGGTGACGGCGGGGGATAGCGTGTCGTCTGCGGAGGGCGTGGCGGTGGCGTTCGCGCGGCTGGGGTATCCGGTGGAGAGGCAGCATTATCTGTCGGGGTTCGTGTTGCGTCCTGACCAGGCGGCGGAGTGGGGGCTGATCGAGGCTGCGGCCGAGGTGGCTCGGGCTCGGGGGGTGGCGGAGACGTTCCTCTGGGCGCTGCCGCAGGTGATGCGGGATGGGTTCGTGCATTTCGATAATTCCGGGGGAGACGAGGCCGTGGATGCGTTCGATGACGTGCTGTTTCCGTTGGAGCTGGGGCGCGAGGCCGAGGTGGCGCCTGGGTTTTCTACTGCGATCCTGACGAGTGCCGGGGGGCGGGAGGCTCGCAATGCTGCGTGGGCCGAGGCTCGGACGTCGTATGATGTGGGGCCTGGGTTGCGGAGCGAGGCGGATATCGGCGTGCTGCTCGCGTTCTTTCGGGCGCGGATGGGGGCCGCGCGGGGGTTTCGGTTGCGGGATCCTTTCGACTTTGAGGCTGTGGGGGAGGTGGTTGGGGTTGGCGATGGGGTCTTGCGGCGGTTTGCTCTGGTGAAGTCGTATGGTGCGATGGAGCGGCGGATTACTCGGCCGGTTGCTGGCAGTGTTTCGGTGGCTTTGGGGGGCGTTGGGACTGCGGCGTTCTCGGTGGAGGCTGGGGGGTGGGTGGTGCTGGATGTGGCGCCTGCTCCGGGGGCGGTGGTGACGGCGGGGTTTGCGTTCGATGTGCCGGTTCGGTTTGCGGAGGATCGGTTGAGCGTGGCTCGGGCTACGTTTCTGGCTGGGGTGGCGGCTAGTGTGCCGCTGGTCGAGGTGCGGGAATAA
- a CDS encoding DUF2163 domain-containing protein — MFLDVELATIALCWRIERRDGVAVGLTAHDRDLVVDGLVHRAAPGMTPSAIQRADGLEADTMDVAGALTSAAIGERDLLAGRWDGARVVLFAVDWTDPTARVELGEGLIGAVELGNGGFTAELRGASAALDRAVVEETSPECRAELGDRRCRVAMAGRRRFARVVACVGAVVTLDAGADGLGGGLLRWFGGANCGLENAVARGVGMAVTLRAVPAFTVEAGVLVEVVEGCDKSLATCAGRFGNAVNFRGEPYLPGIDLLTRYPGA, encoded by the coding sequence ATGTTTCTGGATGTGGAGCTGGCTACGATCGCGCTGTGCTGGCGGATCGAGCGGCGGGATGGGGTGGCGGTGGGCTTGACCGCGCATGATCGGGATCTGGTGGTGGATGGGCTGGTGCACCGGGCGGCGCCGGGGATGACGCCTTCGGCGATCCAGCGCGCCGATGGCCTGGAGGCGGATACCATGGATGTGGCGGGGGCTTTGACGAGTGCCGCGATTGGGGAGCGGGATTTGTTGGCGGGGCGCTGGGATGGGGCTCGGGTTGTGCTGTTTGCGGTGGACTGGACCGATCCGACTGCTCGGGTGGAACTGGGCGAGGGCCTTATTGGCGCGGTCGAGTTGGGGAATGGCGGGTTCACCGCGGAGTTGCGGGGGGCGAGTGCTGCGCTGGATCGGGCGGTGGTGGAGGAGACGTCGCCGGAGTGTCGGGCGGAGCTCGGGGATCGGCGGTGCCGGGTGGCGATGGCGGGGCGGCGGCGGTTTGCTCGGGTTGTTGCGTGCGTGGGGGCGGTAGTGACGCTGGATGCTGGCGCTGACGGGCTTGGGGGTGGGCTGTTGCGGTGGTTCGGCGGCGCGAATTGTGGGTTGGAGAATGCTGTCGCTCGGGGTGTCGGGATGGCGGTTACTTTGCGGGCGGTGCCGGCGTTCACCGTGGAGGCGGGGGTGCTGGTCGAGGTCGTGGAGGGGTGTGACAAGAGTCTCGCCACGTGTGCGGGGCGGTTTGGGAATGCGGTGAACTTTCGGGGGGAGCCGTATTTGCCGGGGATCGATCTTCTCACGCGGTATCCGGGGGCTTGA
- a CDS encoding peptidoglycan endopeptidase: MSAVADAALAAVGTRFRLHGRGVDGLDCVGLVALALRAGGYSGEVPSGYSLRGGDWGLLDRVLVRVAEVVAGDVLLMAAGPGQVHLGIRTAGGFVHADAGLRRVVERPGMPPWPILGVWRMEG, from the coding sequence TTGAGCGCCGTTGCGGACGCTGCGCTTGCGGCGGTGGGGACGCGGTTTCGGTTGCATGGGCGGGGTGTGGATGGGCTCGATTGTGTCGGGCTGGTTGCGCTGGCTTTGCGGGCTGGGGGGTATTCTGGCGAAGTTCCGAGCGGGTATTCGCTGCGAGGTGGCGATTGGGGTTTGCTCGATCGGGTGCTGGTGCGGGTTGCCGAGGTGGTGGCGGGCGACGTGCTGTTGATGGCGGCGGGGCCGGGGCAGGTTCATTTGGGGATCAGGACGGCGGGCGGCTTCGTGCATGCGGACGCTGGGTTGCGGCGCGTGGTGGAGCGGCCGGGGATGCCGCCTTGGCCGATCCTTGGGGTTTGGCGGATGGAGGGGTGA